Within Tenebrio molitor chromosome 3, icTenMoli1.1, whole genome shotgun sequence, the genomic segment tttcctctATACTTGCTTTTACTCTAAACTAAATAAGTTAAAATAGGCGATCATCAAATTCACATTATTCGGGTTTAATTATTATGTTTTGCGTATCTTTTAAACGCGTAATCAGCTGCTTCGGGTGCTTTAAAATCTTGTTCATAAGCAGATGAAGAAATCTGACGAGATTTTTTGTCGTCAAGATCCCATTCTTCCATTTTATCATCCATAACCCCAGATTTTGTTATGTTGCCCTTAAAAGTGTCGTTACTTCACGataaaaaagtaattagaaCATACAAAATTTGGAAGGTATTCGCTTGAGGGCTGGTGGAACTCTTGTCCACATTCTAACGATCTGGGAATATTACCTTCGAAAGATTTGGGGAAATAATTGTAAGACAAGTCGTAGGAGCTGGAGAAATTGTCGACGAAGTTGCCGGGTTTGGGAACGTCTTTTTGTAAAGATGCAACTTTTTTTGATTCCATTTTCTCCAGCTTATCTACGTCTGCGTCATCCACGGGAATTTCAGGGAATGATTTAGAATTGGCCACTTCTTCAGCCTTATAGCTACGGTCAGCAGACCAATTTCCAATCAGTGTTTTGTTTGAATACATCTTTGTCGGTTACTGGAATGCAAAATTGGTGGAAAATACAATCAGCAACAACACGTACCTAATGCGTATCAACTTTCGAGAATTACGTGACCCACTGCCTACAGAAATCCACTGCGCACTACTAAAAAACAAACTTTGGACAATTACTATGGATTGTGGATGTGGATTCCGCTCGCTGCGCAAGCGCATTGATTCACAATTTCACATGAATCCGcgtaataaaatacatttgagATAATCTTGATTTAGCCatttcaaaacaagaagaaaatgaaCTAACATTACTGTTGTTAAAACGTTTAAACTATCAGTTTGACAAGAAATTTGaaggtactgttacgatttaaatcgccgcgcccttgtaaatcttcgcgatttctctagaatgttctagaacCCATAAGCGGCTAAATTCCATCAACTGCGCATGTGCATATTATgatgtttcaaatttaaacctTTATGCAACTTGGAACTTGTTCTATGCAGTTGTCGCACGTTGGACCTGTGTCCTGTCTCCTGTGTCGCACTTGTATGTTGCCTTTGTTGTGAATTCCTTAGTCCGTTATTGCACCTGTTCGTTAGTTATTGACAGTGACCGATATTTAGTTATTGACAGTCAccgatatttataaaatgtcactaaaataatttgaatcgATGTAGAGAATACAATTTATTGAATGtgcagggttattctaaattattgtagtcgaagtaggcgtgaaaactgaatgtaaaatttatggttgccgctccacataaaaaaatcatcaaaatgatgtgttaaattgggtgcaaaactactcaatatttttaaaattgattgtcgaacaactcaatatttctggattcaatagttaatttaataaaaattaataaaatcctcatcaccgcacttttcacctaaaaaatgacagtgacagcgacacaactgacagttcacatgaaagcggcaaaaacgtaataacatgggcatggcctacttcgactacaatcatttagatttagaataaccctgtacaatcGAGAAACCTAAAAggcaataaatgaaaaaagtttgatattttattgttgcatATTTAACATTACACATTTTAACACTTGGCACGCGCCTAtgatttgtcaaaattgacactgaTTGACATAGTCGATGAAACTGACAACGTCGTTAATAAAAGGTTAATttacaaagtaaaatttttcaaatttttcagtACAGTTAAAACTCCGTGTGTGTGGGGAAGAATATGGCACGCGCATTCAAGTCAGTTGGAATCAAAACTGTCTTAATTTTTGGCGTGCACATTCAAACCCGCGCGGGGATAACACGTGGCCACAAGTCTCTGCATGCTTCGGTTAAAATTCAGTGGCGGCCGTATTTTGTCCGATTTACGAAATATGTCTCGTGAATACAATACAAGGGTACGCCACTGTTATCAGACAAATTTCCTTTTTGGTCACCATCACAATGAACGTTTGCTGCACAAGTGTGTGTGTCACAAGACTACATTGGGTGTGTGTACTCACAGAAAGTACGGGACAAGCGTGTACACTTTTGCTTTTAACTGCACATTCTTCCCTCTGTGTGTGGCCGCCTTAAGGCACTTGTCGAGGCATGCGCAGTTGATGGAATACACTTTGGTATTTAGCCGCTCCTGATTCACTgttgtgaaaaatgtaaaaaatgtgagATTACAGAGACATGAATTGTTTCGGTAGATCAAGGCAACGGTGGAGCACTGCGAAATTATTGTCCTGAACTAAAAAAATACTGGGGACTTACTTTATTGCCCATTGTGGTAAAAAAGTAGAGAAACTGACTCATACGATCACGAAAAAAAGGCATTCTTGAAAAGAATattgtatttttcattattaacacTTAGAAAAATAGGTAAAATTAGACTTGGATAACTGTACTGTGGCCTTCCTCCTACGTTTTGCACATTTCGAGGTTTTATGCATTAGCTTCTCCCATGTAACTGGATAAGGGTTCTTTTTTTCTGTACCATTAACACCGTAGTTAGTTTAACAGGCAATGACCAACTTTAGTTCATTGGTGCGAATAATGCGATTCCGTTACGTATCTTTTAAACACATAATCGGCTGCTTTAGGTGCTTTAAAATCGTGTTTATAAACAGATGAATAAATTGGACGCGTAGATTTTTTGTCAAAGTCCCATTCTATCATTTTATCATCCATAACCCcatattttgttatgttgccCTTAAAAGTGTCGTTATCTCAcgctaaaaaaattactagaaCATACAAAATTTGCAAAGTACTCGTCATCCATGGGAATTTCGGAGAATGCTTTGCAATTGTACACTTCTGGGTACACAATAGAAGGAAACTCGGCTAGCACTGTTGGCGCTAGTGTATTTCCACGGTCAGCAAACCAATTTCCAATCAGTGTTTTGTTTGAATACATCTTTGTCGGTTTCTGGAATGCAAAATTGGTGGAAAATACAATCAGCGACAGCACATACCAATTGCGCATTAAACTTTCGAAAAATCACTTGATATCTCTGCGCAGTGTGCACTACTAAAAAACAAACTTTGAGATTTGATAACTGACAGTTATGGATTTTGTTTTGTCTGGATCCCGCTCGCGGCGCAAGCGCGTTGATCCACAAGAACCGCGTAACGATTTACTGTCGAATCGAATTTCTTCGAAATATTTTCTCCAGAATTCGCGCTCATCACTTTGAAATCTCCTCAAATCGACATTTTTGGCGTCCATTTCGTGCCATCGCACTCCAAGATTTTACTCAGCTTTAAAATTGATTCGAATTAACCCCCAAAAGGTGGCATTTCTGGCGGGAAGTTTAAATTGGTTCGGCAGTTTACGAGAAAAGAAACACATTTCTTGTGAATCTATACGATATATTGGTTCTAAGTACATTTCTTGGGACACGGAGTCGGTGGCGTCTCAGGAATGCACTCCCACGTGATGGGGTTCCACGTGCTGGGTCTGGGCACCTGTACTAAACTGAACGCCGGAGTGACTCCAAAGACGGGTCTGTCTCTCAGTTTCAGACAAGTACTCTCTAAAGTGACGGTATTCAGTACCGACGAATTCGCTCTAAAATAACAATTCTGTAATATAAAGACATTACAACAGTTGCGCATTCTACTTAGGAGTCGCAAATCGCCTGAAAGCGTAGTCTTTGGCGTCAGGCGCCATGAACGTGTCCTTGTAATGCGTGGAATTATTTTTGCGCGGGTCCTGCACTTCGCATTCCCACTGTTGCTTCTTGTCGTCTATCAAGCCGTAATTGGTCATGTTCCCCTTTGGCCAAAATTCAGTAAAAACTTGACAAAACCAGAACCTACTCACGAAACTGGGAATATAGTCTTCGGTGGGCTCGTGGTAACCCTGTCTGAACCTGAGAGTCCTGTTTATATGGCCTTTGAAACACTTGGGGAAATGGTTGTAGGACAAGTCGTAGGTGCTCGTGAAGTTTTCGAAATAGTTGGGCAAATCGTTGCGACGAATCTGCGAGATGAAGTTGCAGTTGCTCTCCTGGAAGGGAACGTTGACTTTGCTGCCAAGGAAAAGGTGAAAGATACTTCAGAGTTTAGTTTTTGGTCCCAGACCACGGAAGGATCGATCCGCGACAAGGGTTTGCGGTCGTAACTGTCGGCGTAAGTGGAGGATTTGGGGTAATCCTCGGTCTGTACCGGGGAACTATTGATACGGTCGGTTACCCAAGATCCGACCAGTACTTTGTCGCAGTAACGGTTAGGTTTCTGGAAAATAATCGGAAAATTGGGAAGACGAGTCGCGTGCTACGTACGTCGTATTCGATTCTTTGGGTCATTTCagaaacaaaaaagaacaaaaagtaaaaaaaaagtacacaatatactattgtcaaaacaaaactgtcagttttgacagTTTGTTTGGGTTATGAAGGTACTAGTATGGATTTTGATTGATATGGATGGACATAATACtattgtcaaaacaaaactgtCAAACATGTTGGCATTTGAAAGTACGGCATGTGGTATTAGTATGGATTTTGATTGATCTGGAGAAACGTGTCAATTTTTACACATTaacaaaaaactttatttctacaatacaaaataaacatacagtacaaaaataaaataaggtTAATCTTTTGGTACGATTCAGCATCAACTATCTTCTTTGGTTAGGTTTGTTTTTTAAGTCTGGAGTACACTCCCCCGTGATTGGATTGCAATACTTCTCCTTGTGCGCCGCGACAAGTGTGGATGGTCCAAAATCGCCTTGATGTTTTCTCTGTTTTGGAAGCATTTCAAAACTCAATAAATTAACTTGTCCGAGCGCGTTCCAGTTCGTCCTAAAACAAGCAATTAACTGTCTAAATTAGTACATAACGACGAGCTATCTACAAAGGATGTACGAATCGTTTAAAGTCGTAATCGCTGGTAGCAGGAGCTTGAAATTGGCACCGATAGCTAGTGGGATCCGTCGAACGAGGATTGTTTTGGTCGTATTTCCACTCCTCGCGTTTCTGTTCCACAAGACCAGATTTCGTGACGTTGCCCTTAAATCATCGTTAAGATTTGATTCGACTTGATTTcgataaatttacaaaactcgGCAGATAGTCGTCGAGGGGTTCGTGGTAATCTTTCAAAAATCGGTATATCCTGGGGATGTTACTCTTGTAACATTTGGGGAAGTGGTTGTAGGACAAGTCGTACAAACTCGAGAAGTTTTCCAAGAAATTGGGAGAATCCTTGTTGCCCACGTCTGATATAAAATTGCTGTCCTAGACGAGGATTTGATCAGTAGGTACTctacattattatttacaacACATTGTACTTCTGTTTTCATTATCTGGTCCCAAACTATGTTAGGATTATGCTTCACCACCTTTAACCCGAAATTGTCTTTATAGGATGTGGTGTACTGCGGTTTCGTTAGTTTGTCGGGAGTATGTTGGGCGCGGTCATTGACCCAAGATCCTACCAACACTCGATTGGAGTATCTGCTGGGTCTCTGGAAATGACTCTTAAGCTGTGAAAATGTCGTATTCTACCACGTACATCGTACTGGATTCTGCTATCCATCtaacgaacaaaaacgacaaaaatcaaaactgtcaaaaaatatagtcGCCCGACTTGATTACAATTACAATGAAGGAAGGAAAGTAGGGAAACTGGCTCATATGGACCACGAGAGATTAAAGATCtattttgttattaataataaataaaaaatacattaaattAGACTTTGTACAGTTACTGAGTTTCATTCCTATTTAGGCACACTTCTGGCTTTTTTGTATGTCTGGAGTACACTCCCACGTGATCGGATTGCAGTACTTTTCCTTCCGCACCATCAGTATCGTCGACGGATTAGTACCGCTACGCTTACGTTTACGTTCGAGATctagaaaattaatttctttcgCTACACTTGacttttctctaaaacgtGTGAATTAGAATAAGCGATCACTAAAGTGGCTGTAGTACTACAATTGCAGTACGTATCTTTTAAACTTGTAATCGGCTGGCTCAGGTGCTTTAAACTCTTCTTTGtaaacagaagaagaaattttaTGAACACCTTCTTTCTCAAAATTCCATTTTTCCTTTTTGTAATCCAAAAGCCCAAAGTTCGTTATGTTTCCCTtaaaagtgtcacattttaCAAGTTAAACAAAGTAGCTATTATACTGGGAATTTACA encodes:
- the LOC138125813 gene encoding uncharacterized protein, translated to MTQRIEYDKPNRYCDKVLVGSWVTDRINSSPVQTEDYPKSSTYADSYDRKPLSRIDPSVVWDQKLNSEESNCNFISQIRRNDLPNYFENFTSTYDLSYNHFPKCFKGHINRTLRFRQGYHEPTEDYIPSFGNMTNYGLIDDKKQQWECEVQDPRKNNSTHYKDTFMAPDAKDYAFRRFATPKANSSVLNTVTLESTCLKLRDRPVFGVTPAFSLVQVPRPSTWNPITWECIPETPPTPCPKKCT
- the LOC138125814 gene encoding uncharacterized protein isoform X1, which codes for MDSRIQYDRPSRYSNRVLVGSWVNDRAQHTPDKLTKPQYTTSYKDNFGLKVVKHNPNIVWDQIMKTEDSNFISDVGNKDSPNFLENFSSLYDLSYNHFPKCYKSNIPRIYRFLKDYHEPLDDYLPSFGNVTKSGLVEQKREEWKYDQNNPRSTDPTSYRCQFQAPATSDYDFKRFVHPLTNWNALGQVNLLSFEMLPKQRKHQGDFGPSTLVAAHKEKYCNPITGECTPDLKNKPNQRR
- the LOC138125814 gene encoding uncharacterized protein isoform X2, which encodes MDSRIQYDRPSRYSNRVLVGSWVNDRAQHTPDKLTKPQYTTSYKDNFGLKVVKHNPNIVWDQIMKTEDSNFISDVGNKDSPNFLENFSSLYDLSYNHFPKCYKSNIPRIYRFLKDYHEPLDDYLPSFGNVTKSGLVEQKREEWKYDQNNPRSTDPTSYRCQFQAPATSDYDFKRFDELERARTS